tttatactttagattttatggctaaaaggtgccatcccacaactttgcagtgaatttaacAGTATTTAACGAActgagaaacgtcagttcgatgaaacactttttaataacttaagaataataatgcactaaaacgaaggtcccaccgagatttgaactcggatcgctggattcagcgTCCAGAGTGCTAatcattacaccatggaacccatatttacgccttggccacgtaactgtaataaatacatcattttattattcgcttttttttttttttttttttttttgtttgtgtgtgtaagcgtttctactgcgattgttttaattagcactaatcttggactacctttcccagggtaacattacacagtccaagattggttttaatcgggctgtgaaagcagccgaatatgtttacaatgacttggatccgggaatccagagctttaaaaactgtaataagtccagactagtttggaaaagcttgtcttcgttcagactgtatcacaatcccccatccttcactgctatgacataatagtgttgcattgaattactactttttataaagcatgttattgtgaagcatgtttactgacgtgcaccttttgtttttgtgtagatcgcctcaccattacctactgtcgaagcagtggccctgggggccagaatgttaataaaggtatggaaatggaagtctttgttaaaatattcacaagcatgtttaatgtacacggtgatcaggagcactgttgtggggaagcattctccacagagttaactagacaggcaacaacatcacaggttatagagagtcagctactgttgtgttctagtacatttttcacattttgttctagtaaacacacaagctgaagtccggttccacatacaaacagctgattggattcctgaagatgtgcgacaaaagattatttctcaggtaacatcaatactaagattacatattcactggagctgactgctaataacattgaagaaatgtgaaagttaactaacagctggtgtgtaaaggttaaatattgtaacttgtaactgaaatgaaagcttcacaagaaacacctctatgaatctgtgctatacgatgaaaacatgaataaagtcagacattggtctaattagtttgttataaggctatgattttgatgcagtactttttagttcgttttacaggcaaggtgcggcaaaaaaacaagaattcacggaaagttgtccaaatgtaggtttagctacatcaacatacacaagagcatttaaatagtacaccagaaccaataatataaagacttgcttttgactgctggcaagtttaaatgttactttagagtgaaCCAGGATTTCGAGTTTTCCACGATTCAGAAATAGAATGTTGTAAAAAGAGCCTCTAAGTTGGAAAACTTCTGTTCTCCGATGCATTGTTGTtctttctttacagaaaacagctctcacaattgtttttcttttagctgtCACCCATTTACATACTTGCTCGCTCAgttatctcattcgctgacctacacagattagtattttcagtacattttttaacggaaataaaggaagcgcctCATCAAATGTGTTTCACATCTATTTTCAGGCGTCCAAGACTacattcaaattcacgattttcaggATTTCCatgacctctgtgacaaaatcgtagccttagttttacttacaaaaaaataccacGAATTGCATACATCAGGGGATAGCAGCGTGACATAGTACACAGCTGCGTGACACTGGGACATTTACAAAATTGAGGAGgtgtgtatactttttttttgtaagtaaataaatatcaggGACTTTAATATGTTCTACTGTTTTGAGCACTACATGTAATAGGTCAGGCCTCAGAACTGGCTGTTAAAACCCTGttagttatgtttttattgatttattttgcatctcaGCATACAAACCGAATAAACAGAAGTGGGGAGCTGATCGTCACCTCGGAAGTGAGCCGGTACCAGATGCGCAATCTGTCTGACTGTTTGCAGAAGATCCGAGACATGATCGCTGCTGCCAGCGTGAAACACAGGCAGCCTTCCCAAGAAGACGTGGCTCTCCGACGCTACAGGTAATCTTCCTGTGACACCAGGATCTGATCAGGGCTGCCAAGAGCTCATTTAAAACTGGGATCATTACCTTGTACCACGACACAGCAATGCACTAGCCCTCAATTATACTATTTCAGATGCTGATCCTTCCCGTAGCAAACAATCTAACCGCACTCTGCTCTAAGAGGGTTGTGATATTGGCGTCACTTCTTGGATTTTGGATGATAACAGATATTAGCTTCATGCTCATTTTCCCATATCCAGTtgtcttcatgtttacaaactatttgaTCAGAGATGCCGTAACCTTACAATTTGCCTCCAGAGCAAATTAAcattgtttctcttttcaggatGGACAAAATGAACCGAGAACGCCTGCAGCAAAAGAAAATGCACACTGCAGTGAAGCGAAGCCGACGCGAGGAGTTTGATTGAAGGTGATGCCAGGATATGAAGGCTGGCTGCATTGAAGCAATCTGTAAAGAATAAATGAATGACTTGTACAAAGTGTTGTTTGTTCctcgtttattttaatttgtcggCTGGTTTTGCTGGGTTGGGTAACTGGAAGTTATGAATAGTTTTCTAAATAGTTACTCGGATGTACCACATGTGTAAGAGTTGATCAGTTGAAAGAGGCATGATCAGTATGACTCTAAAATACTGGCTGGCACAGTGGACTGTAAATTAACATCTTAAAATACATCtgcacattgctgtgtgtttacaatggTTGTGGTGTTGGAAAGTTAGGTTACTTGTTTGCTGAGCAGTGTCAAAGTAGCCTCCTGACATGGTAATGGTAAACTGAGTGcgtgtttcacatttttttaatgcgtaCAAAAGGCAGATAAGCAGCTTCTCTGGACCGCTGGTTTTTGTTCTCAAAGGGATTTATTTTAGCAAAGGGAAATTGGAAGTGTACACTAAACCTCAACCACGCCTTCACCAATACCTAAGATTACCATATAACTCCATGTGCagcgggacagttcaggcttttcaccTCGCACCCACTGCAATCTGCTCCCTGTCTCGAGTATCTGTcgcagcaggactacacttactaGAAAACGTTGGGATGTGAGGTCAAAAGCCTCAAGTTTagacaatttaacaacaaaaaagctGTCGTGCTTGCAATTATGACAGCGCAATAACTTTTAAAACAAGTAAGAACttaatagaaaagaaaatgtcaatgTATGTTGAGATATGTTTATGTAGTTATTTTCTGTTAAATATTCCGTTTTATATATCTGGAATGTTCTCCCAAATACAaactgctgtttgtttaaaacattccCACAATTATGTCAATAAATCAATCAGTACACAAACTGGATGCATTTAAGGTGGCAAATAAATGGCTTCACAGATTTACACTAATTTTGAAttaatctacgtaaggaattgatcatttgacatatactggactatacattaggtacatttctaacgggatcacactgatgtagaacatatttctatatttaagttaaattattttccttaccacactaaaggaaaagagcctatatcactttttaaaacgcagaaacatgtacactgatttacattgtattatttgatctgaactacaagttacacaattaataaataaaatctaaaataaaaaaacgaccacgaagggtctcgaaccctcaatcttctgattcgaagtcagacgccttatccattaggccacgcagtctattttttcataatatagcaaacaagtacagcactaccacagtcccaaagaggtacggaattaaaaaagcagccagtagccccgccctaccctaaagctatgtgcttacccaattggcgctgcctcttgtctgttattttcctattgctgagtgatgccccgcccctcgtactcagggcacaaatggaattgactgacgcttctgtgaagtaatggttttataaacaatacataccggtatgtgattgttaatatgaaatatatataaaagcggctgaaatataaactgacaaaaaaatctagcagaggatggtttcgatccatcgacctctgggttatgggcccagcacgcttccgctgcgccactctgcttttgcgcatgaattaaatgtttaataagatactgttaaattaattaatataatggactatttgttactatttaatcattgcggttaacgttactttagggtggtaaagtTAAAttacctttaccagacaccgtgtttaaatggttactgacgctaaccatgttgaaatatatgtttattcatttttatgaataatagctgaagagaggggaaacgtctggaaagtttattataaaacagtcatgagaaaaaaacatacacgttacaccccagatgggactcgaacccacaatccctggcttaggaggccagtgccttatccattaggccactg
This portion of the Acipenser ruthenus unplaced genomic scaffold, fAciRut3.2 maternal haplotype, whole genome shotgun sequence genome encodes:
- the LOC117974162 gene encoding large ribosomal subunit protein mL62-like, giving the protein YKACYCEACLLTCTFCFCVDRLTITYCRSSGPGGQNVNKVNTQAEVRFHIQTADWIPEDVRQKIISQHTNRINRSGELIVTSEVSRYQMRNLSDCLQKIRDMIAAASVKHRQPSQEDVALRRYRMDKMNRERLQQKKMHTAVKRSRREEFD